The sequence CGCGCGCAGCGGCGTCGCAGGCAGCGGCGCGCCGAACTGCTGGTCCGTTCCCCCCTGATGCCCGGGGAGGAACCGGGCAGCGGGCGTCTCGTGGTGCTGGAGGGCGAGCGTCCCGATGCCTGGTGGCTCCCCGGCGCCGCTCCCCAACTGGTCATCACCACCGCCGCGCTGGGCCGCCTGAAGGGACGTCAGCTCGATGCCGTACTGGCCCATGAGCAGGGCCACGCCCAGGCGCGGCACGACTGGCTGCTGAACTGCTCCTCCGCGCTGGCGACCGGTTTCCCCCAGATCCCGGTCTTCGCCGCGTTCCGGGACGAGATGCACCGGCTGGTCGAGCTGGCCGCCGACGATGTCGCCTCGCGGCGCTTCGGGCGTCTCACGATCGCGCTCGCCCTGGTCGAACTCAACGAGGATCGCGGGGTGTTCGGCCCGTGCCCCACACCGCACGCGCAACTGCCGCTGCGGGTGAACCGGTTGCTGGCACCGGTGGAGCGGCTCACCGCGGGCCGTCGGCTGCGGCTCACCGCCGCCGCCGCGCTGGTGCCGGTGGTACCGCTGCTGGTCGCCTTCGTTCCGGGACTCAGCGCCCTGGGATAGCCGGTGGGCCGGGTCGTCCGCGAGGATCACCCCATGCACACCCCGCTCCCGCACCACTCCGACCACTCCCCCGCCACCGCGACCGCCTTCCGGACGGGCGTCGTCAGCGCGTCCCTCTCCGCGGTACTGCTGATCCTCGTCGCCGTGCGCTGGTCCCCTCTGATGTCGCTGGACCGTACGGTCGCCGAGGCCCTGCACCGGCGGGCGGTGACCGAGCCGGGGCTGGTCCACGCCAACCGGGTGATGACGGACTGGGTGTGGGACCCATGGACGATGCGCGCGCTCGTCGCGGTCGTCGTGATCGCCCTGTGGTGGCGTGGGTTCCGGCTGCTCGCGGGATGGGTGGCGGCGACGAGCCTCTTCTCCACCCTCGTACAACAGGGTCTGAAGAGCGCCATGGGCCGGGAGCGCCCGGAGTGGCCCGATCCGGTGGACTCCGCCAACTACGCGGCGTTCCCGTCCGGTCACGTCATGACCGCGGTGGTGAGCTGCGGGCTGTTCCTGTGGCTGCTGCGTCTGTTCGGAGCGGGTCCGCGACTGTGGTGGGGGGCGTGTGCCGTGGCGGGCGTCTCGGTGGCCGGGGTCGGATTCACCCGGATCTACCTGGGCGTGCACTGGCTGACCGATGTGCTGGGCGGCGTACTGCTGGGCGTGGCGGCGGTGGCGTTCTCGGTCGTCGGATACGCCGCGTGGGCGGCTCGCCGGACATCGGGAGCGGTCGGCCTGCCCCGTAGCGGCTGAGCGCCTGCGCCGGGCTGTGCGAACACGCCGGGTGGCCGGTCTCACACCCCGTAGTGGCACCGGGCGGCCGGAGTGTGAGGGATGTCCCTGCCACGCAATGGGTCGGATTGTCGGACCGGGGCCGTAGCCTTGTACGTATGTCCCCCATTCCGTCCTCGTCCCCTTCCGTGCGTTCGATGCGCTCCGTGCGTTCCGCAGCAGTGGTCAATGAAGAGATCCGCGACCTGTGGCAGCGCTCCGGCGGGCTGCTGTCGCCGGACGGCGAGGCGGAGTACCAGCGGTTGCTGGTGGAGTGGGCGGCGGCGACGGGCGGAAGCGCCCGGGACGCCGCCTGACGGAGCGCGGGGGTGGCGTCACAGGCTCCGGAGCCCGGTGCGATGGTGGTGGTCATGACTGATCAGCCCCCTGTCGCCGTTACCGCCGTGGCGGGCCGGGACCTGTCCCGCGCGGACGGCCTGGCCGAGCTGCTGACCGCCTACCACCTGTTCACGGAGGCCGAGAAGGGCCTCGCCGTGGGTAGCGTGGACGAGCTGCCCGACCGCTACCGGTCCGAGATCCGCTCGCCCCGGAGCGCGTTCGCCGACGACACCGTGGTGGTCGCCCGGGAAGGGCGTGCGGTGGTGGGCTGCGTGGTGGTGACCGCGCCCGTGGAGGGCGCATCGGAGATCAAACGGCTCTGGGTGGATCCCTCGGTACGCGGGCGCGGCGTCGCGTCGGCCCTCGTCGATGGGGCATTGGCGCACGCGGCGGAGTCGGGTGCGTCCAGGGTGCGGCTCTCGGTGTGGAGCTGGCGCAGCGGTGCCATCGCCCTGTACGAGCGGGCCGGCTTCGGCGTGGTCGATTCCTGGGACGCCCGGGACGGGCTCGTGTGCATGGAGCACGCCTGACTCCGGCGATCCCCCGCGTCGCCGGATCCAGGCGCGCACCCGCGGCCGGGTCCCGGAGGATACGGCCGTGGGCCACGGCGACGACCGAAGAACCGGAGGCCGTCGACGCAGACATACAGCATCTCCCCGCGCGGCTCATCGGTCAATGAATTACGGCTGCGCGGCCTCACGGGGTGTGGCCCGCCGGGGAACTGCCCGGCGGACCACACTGGTGTCCCGTGCTTTCGGATGCCTGGGAGCTGAACGGTCAGCGGTCGAAGTAGTCCGGCTGCGTCTGCACGTTGAGCTCCTTCAGCCGTACCCTCTTCGCCGGGTCGGTACGCCGGTCATCGAGCTTCAGCACGTCGAAGCCCTTGGCGATGTCGTTGGAGTAGATGTAGCCGTTGTAGTAGTACGCCGACCAGGAGCCCGCCGTGGTGACACCGTCGAGCGTGACGGGACCCCGCTCGAAGTAGGCGATCTCCTTGGGCTTCGAGGAGTTGGTGAAGTCCCATACGGAGATGCCGCCCTGGTACCACGCCTGGACCATGAGGTCGCGGCCCTTCACCGGGATGATCGAGCCGTTGTGGGCGACACAGACCTCGACGTCGGCCTGGTGGCGGTCGATCTTGAAGTAGCTGCGGAAGACGAGCTTGCGGTGGTCGCCGCGTCCCACGATGTCGTAGATGCCGTCGGCGCCCCGGTTCGGGCCGATCTCCTCGTTGCAGGTGGCCGCGCCGCCGCCGCCGAGCTCGTCGGTGAAGACGACCTTGTCGGCACCCTGGTTGAACGTGGCGGAGTGCCAGAACGCGAAGTTCACGTTGTCCTGGACCCGGTCGATGATCTTCGGGTTCTCCGGGTCCTTGATGGAGAACAGCAGGCCGTCACCCATGCAGGCACCGGCGGCCAGGTCCTTCGACGGAAGCACCGTGATGTCGTGGCAGCCCGTCGTCTTGGAGACGCCCGGGTTGTCGGGGGCACCCGGGTTCCCGCCGTCCGGGAAGAGGACCGGGAAGTTCACGATCGCGGCCTTCTCGGGCGCGTTGCGCGGCACCTTGATGACGGAGATCCCGTCGTGCGGCGGCTGGCAGTCGGGGAACGCCGCGCTCGGGGAGTACGAGGAGACGTACACGTAGACGTTCCTGCGCTCGGGCACCAGCGTGTGGGTGTGCGAACCGCAGGCGGTCTCGACGGCGGCGACGTACTTCGGGTGGCGCTTGTCGCTGATGTCGAAGACCTTCATGCCCTCCCAGGAGGACTTCTCCGTGGCGGGCTGGGTGGTGCTGGCGCAGGAGTTGTCACTGCGCGAGGAGTCGGTGGACAGGAACAGCAGGTTCCCGGAGACCGAGATGTCGTTCTGGGAGCCGGGGCAGAGGACCTGCGCGACGGTCCTCGGCCTCTTCGGGTTGCTGATGTCGAAGATGCGGAAGCCGTCGTAGTTGCCGGCGAAGGCGTACTTGCCCTGGAAAGCCAGATCCGTGTTGGTGCCCTGGAGGGCGTCCTTCGGGATGTTGGTGAGGTGCTCGATGTTGTCACTGTGGACGATCTCGTCCACGCCGGGTATCTCACCGCTCTTGATGGCTGCCGCGGCTTCGGCCTCCTGGCTCGCGGAGATTCCGCCGCGCTTGGCCGGGGCGTCACCCGGGTCGGGTGTCGCGGCCGCGGTGGTGGCCGTCAGCAGAGTGGCGAAGAGCCCGGCCGCGGCTGCTGCCACGCCCAGACGTCTGCGCCGCACGCGGGTGGTGGGCAACGAGGTCACTGCGTCCTCCCTTGTATCCGTTCGTAGTTGAACGGCTTACGGACTCCGGCAGTATCGTCCCTTCCATGTACACACCAACAGATGGCAACAGAGACGTAATAAAAGTTTTTGATCATCGCTGTGCGGAAGCGTGCTAGGACGGTCCGCAACAAACCTTTCATGGCACAGGAGGTCGCCGTGTCGATCCGCCGTCAGTCCACACGCGTGCGCGCAACCGTCCTCGCGGCAGCGGCCGTTGCTCTGGCCCTGACTCTGGGAGCCTGTGATGCGGCCGGGGGTGACGGAAGCCCGAAGGCCGGGTCGGACGCAGGTCCGGCGGTGGTGGCCCCCGGAAAGCCGGGCGAGCCGGCCCGGACACTCTCCGCCGAGGAAGCCGTGCGGGAGGCCGGTCAGGACCCGGCGAACTCCGCCGATTTCCGCTACGCGCAGATGATGATCCAGCATCACGGTCAGGCCCTCGTCATGACCCGACTCGTCCCGGACCGCGCTTCCTCGGTATCTGTCAAACGGCTCGCGGAGCGCATCTCCGCAGGCCAGAAGCCAGAGATCGGCACGATGGAGGGGTGGCTGAAAAGCAATGCCGGGGACAGGCGCAAGGAGACGCACGACCACTCCACGATGCCCGGCATGGCGACCGAGGCGCAGCTGAAGCAGTTGCGCGCCGCGCGGGGCGACGCATTCGACACCCTGTTCCTGAAGCTGATGATCACCCACCATCAGGGAGCGATCACGATGGCCACCGAGGCGCTCTCGGAGGGCAACAACGTGCTGGTGGAGGAGATGGCGGGCGATGTCGTCGCGCAGCAGACGGTGGAGATCGACCGGATGCGCAAGCTGATGGACTGACGGTGCGCGCCTCTCCCCCCTTCCGCCGGGCGGTGCGATGCTGGAGGGACACTTCGGGAAGAGGTGCACCGTGCTCCGTGTCGCCGTGGTCGGGTCGGGCCCCAGCGGGGTCTACACCGCCCAGTCCCTGTTGCAGCAGTCGCTGGTGCCCGATGTGCGGGTCCACGTACTGGACCGGCTGCCCACTCCGTACGGTCTGGTGCGCTACGGGGTGGCCCCCGACCACGAAAAGATCAAGTCGCTCCAGAACAGTCTGCGGGCCGTCCTGGAGGACGAGCGGATCACCTTTGTGGGCCATGTCGAGGTGGGCGGAGCCGAAGGGCTCTCACCCGCACGGCTCAAGGAGCTCTATCACGCGGTCGTCTACTGCGTCGGCGCGGCGACCGACCGCCCGCTCGGCGTACCGGGCGAGGATCTGCCGGGCAGCTTCTCCGCCACCGAGTTCGTCTCCTGGTACAGCGCGCACCCGGACACGGCCGCCGACGGGTTCGCGCTGCGCGCCCGCTCGGCGGTGGTGATCGGGGTCGGCAACGTAGCGGTGGACGTGGCCCGGATCCTGGCGCGCGGCGCGGACGAGCTGCGCTCCACCGATGTGCCCCGGGCCGCGCTCCACACACTCTCCGGGAGCCGGGTGCGCGACGTGCACATCGTGGGCAGACGTGGCCCCTCCCAGGCCAGATTCACCACGAAGGAGCTGCGGGAGCTGGGCGCCCTGCCGCGGGCGCACCTGGTCGTCGACCCCGCGGAGCTCGCGCTCGACCCGGCGTACGCGGCCCCGGCCGGCGGGCCCGGCACGCCGCCGCTGCCCGCGGTGGTGCGGCGCAATCTGGAGGTGCTGCGCGGGTGGGCAGCGGACCCGCCGCCCACTGCCGCGGACCGGGGGCGCCGTATCCGTCTGCGGTTCTTCCTGCGCCCGGCCGAGCTGCTGGAGCGGGGCGGCCGGGTCGCCGGGGTGCGGTTCGCCCGTACGGCACCGGACGGTTCCGGAGGCGTACGGGACACCGGTGCGTACGAGGACATCGAGGCACAGCTCGTGCTGCGGGCGGTCGGCTACCGGGGGATGCCGCTGCCGGGCCTGCCGTTCGACCCCGCCCACGGCACCGTGCCGCACCTGGCGGGGCGGGTGCTGCGGGGCGGGGAGCCCTCGCCCGGTGAGTATGTGGCGGGATGGATCAAGCGCGGGCCGACCGGGGTGATCGGTTCGAACCGTTCGTGCGCCAAGGAGACCGTCGCCTCGTTGATCGAGGACGCGCCGCTGCTGGCGCGGCGGTCGGTGACGGCCGATCCGCTGTCGGTGCTGCGGGAGTGGGGGCTGCGGCCGGTGGAGTGGGACGGCTGGCTGTCGATCGAGCGCGCGGAGGCCGCACTGGGGCGGTCGCTGGGGCGCGGCCCGGTGAAGATCCCGGACTGGGCGGGGCTGCTCGACGCGGCACGGGGCGACAGCGGCTGACCGGCGGCCGGGGGTGCCATGGGCCGGGGCCGGTGGGACGCGTCAGCCCTCCGGACGGCTCCGGGCCGGTGGGCCGTGTCAGCTTTCCAGGAGGCGTTCGGCAGGTCCGTCCTCGCCCAGGCGTTGCGCCTGTCGGTCCACGGCCCGGAGAACGCTGTCGAGCAGGCCGGGGAAGAGCGCGTCCAGATCGTCCTGCCGCAGACCGCTCACCTTGGCGGTGCCCCGGTAGATCTGGTGGATGACCCCGCTCTCGCGCAGCACCCGGAAGTGGTGCGTGGAGGTGGACTTGGACACCGGGAGGTCGAACCGTGAGCAGGCCAGTTCCTCGGCCGCACCCGACAACTGGCGGACGATGCGCAGCCGCATCGGGTCGGCCAGCGCGTGCAGGACGCTCTCGATCCGGATCTCCTCGCGCGCGGGATGGGACAGCGCGCGGGCCCCCGCCACGACGGCCGGGACTGCGGTGGTGGCGCTTGCGGGGGTCACGGTGGCTCCACTTCGTCCTGAGGACTCCATTGTACGAGAGCCATCGTAATTCCCGTCCGGGGCGTCGGCCGGAGCCGGCGGCCGGCTCATTCCCGGGTCGCCACCACCAGTCGGCCGCGCGGGCTCCCGTCGTCCCGCAGCCCCAGTTCCGTCAGGGGCAGGAGCCGCACGGTGAACCCGGTGCGGGTCAGGTCGGCCAGGACGTCGGGGAGCCGGAAGGTGCGGTAGTACATGATGAATCGCGGGCGCCACAGTGCGTTGCGCACCCGCATCGCCGCGTCGAATCCCAGCAGGGTCCAGTAGGTCCGGGAGCCCACGGCGGGCGGTGCGCCCAACGGGAAGACGAACCGGCCGCCCGGTCGCAGCGCCCCGTGCACCTGGGCGAAGAGACCGGGGCGCTCCTTCGGCAGGAAGTGGCCGAACGCGCCGAGGCTCAGCGCCAGATCGAAGGATGCCGTGAAGGGCAGCGCCCGCGCGTCGGCCCGTACCCAGTCCACCGCCGGTCCCCCGGTGCCCTCCGGCAGCGAGGACCGGCCCTCGGCGAGCATGCCCGCACTGAAGTCGACGCCGGTGACCCGCTCCCGGCACAGCCGGCGCAGCACCCCCACGCCCGCGCCGGTGCCGCAGCAGACGTCCAGCCCAGCGTCGAACGGCCCCGACGGCCGGAGGGCGCTGGTGACGGCGTCGAGCACGCGGTCGGGCGTGCGGTACGGCGTGTGGTCGAACTTCGGGGCGAGCAGGTCGTATCCGCGCTCGGTGGAGGAGAGCGCCTGGACGGCCAGCTCGCGGAAGGTGGGGCCCGTTTGTGTGAACATTGCCGGTCAGCGTACCGACCGAGGGCCCCTGTCCGGGCTCATCGACCGGCCACGTCCACGAAGACCGGGTTCGTGTAGAACCAGGTGTCCAGCCACGGATTGCCCTGCCCCGGCTCGTGCGGGAGCGGACCGTGCGGGTCGACGGACCTGCCGAGCGGGCCGGTTCCGTGGCGCTTGCCGTCACTGCCGCGCAGCCGCAGGTAGAAGGGCTCGTCCGCGCGTCCGACGGGGATGCGCAGGGTGTACGTACCCCGGCGTCCGGAGACGTCCGTGGTGTGCGTGACACGGGTGTCCGGTGCCCGCCATTCGTCGCGGTCGGCGGCCGGTCCGTTGACGGCGCCGCGGATGACGTCCACGTGGGCCAGCTTGGGCAGCAGGCCGTGCGGGTTGCGACGGGAGGCCGTGGTCACGGTGACGTCCAGGGTCAGCTTCTCGCCGCGCCGGGCGCGCAGCCTGCCGCCGAGGGTGACGCCGCGGCCCCGTTCGCCGCGCAGCCGGACGTCGACGGCGTCCAGCAGGTGACCGTGGTCGACCCAGACCCGGCCCGCCCGCAGCCCCGCCATCACGTCGCGGTAGCCGTACCGGGTGACGCCCACATGCGTACGGCTGAACTGGCCGGGCCAGAAGTCGCCGCCCGGCTGCGGCTCGGTGGTGTTGTACGGGTCGGGCAGGTGGCCGGTGTTGTCGAACGTCGCGCCGGGCGGCCAGGCGCCGTTGACCCAGGTGTCCTGGGCGACGCGGTGGACGTCGGAGTTGGACGTGATCGTGAAGAGCTTGCCCTCGGCCAGCATCGCGTCCCAGAGTCCGCCCACGGTGGCCGTCGCCCAGTCGAAGCCGCCGTGGGTGACGTACGCCTCGCGCGGGTAGCCCGGCCAGGAATCGGCGGACGGCTGATTGCTGTACTCACCGCGGACGTTGGTCGGCGGGTGCCAGCCGGGGATCGCTCCGGCCTGCGCGCCGGGCGCGCCTTCCATCCCGATCATGATGCCGGGCGCCGCGTCCCGCCAGCCGCGCAGCTCGTGCGGGGAGTCGATGCCGAGCCTCATGGGGTGGTTGGCGAGGACGAGTACGTCGTCGACGTACCCGGTGCGGCGCTGCTCGGCGAGCCACTTGAGGGCCTTGACCGCGTGCGCCTCGTTGCGGGGCGTGTCCGGGTGGGTGGGGGCGCCGGCGGTGTAGCCGAGCAGCTTCCCGTCGTACGCCGACTCGAAGCGGGTGAGCAGATCGACCTCGTGCCGTCCGGGCGGGGAGAAGACGGTGCAGTGTTCGGCGCCGGGGATGTACCACTCCAGGCCCTGGAAGATCAGCATGCGCTTGTTCTGCGCGCGGGCCTTCAGGATTTCGCGGTGCTCCTGGTGCGCGCCGAACTCGGCGTGGCCGATGTTGCTGTGTTCGGTGAAGACCATCCAGTCCAGGCCGAACTTCCGCCCGGCGGTGGCCAGCTGGGAGAAGGTGTACTTGGCGTCGTGGCTGTAGACGGAGTGGTTGTGGTGGTCCCCGACGAGGTAGACGAGCTCGGGGTCGCTGCCGCCGTGGCCGTGGCCGCCACCGTGGCCATGACCGTTCCCGTGCCCGCCGCCCCGGCCGAACGCCTGCGCGGGCGATGCCAGTGACGCGGCGGCGAACGCGGCGCCGAAGAGGCCCGCGCGGCGCATCACCCCCCGGCGGCTGAGCCCCTGGGCGTCGAGAGATTCTGCGGGGACCTGCGGGTCGGCCCATTCGGGCAGGGGCTGGCGCATGACGGCGTGTTCTCCTCTGTACGGAAGGGCACCGACACGGCAGGATCGTCGCATCCGTTTGCGTACGCATCCATGACGGGCCACCCCGGAGGGCGGCCGTCGGCCCTTCACCGCAGAGTGTCCCGGCACGGAAAACCGCAGGTGAACCAGGCCCAAAGGTACGGCGATGCCCATATGACCGGCCGGATGCCGCCATGTCCTCCGGCTGGGATCCCTTCGGTTCTTCGCCTTCGGAGATGACGGCCTCGGGGATGACGGCCTGCGGGCCGTCCGCGGGAAGCGGGCGGCCCGCAAAGACCTCACGTCCGGAGGATCGCCCCGTCCGGGCGGACGTCACCGCCGGACGGACGTCACCGCCGGGCCCGACGTCACCGCCGGACGGGCGGCGTCGCGTCAGGCCGCGCGGCCGTACTGCTGGGGTACGGACACCTCTCCGCCGAGTTCGCGTGCGGCGCTGCGGGCGAAGTAGGGGTTGCGGAGCAGCTCCCGCCCGAGGAGTACGGCGTCCGCGCGGTCCTCGGAGAGGATCTTCTCGGCCTGGGCCGGTTCGGTGATCAGCCCGACCGCCGCGACGGGCAGCCCCGCCTCGGTGCGGACCCGCTCGGCGAACGGAACCTGGAAGCCGGGGGCGGCCGGGATCTTCGCCCTGGGGGCAAGCCCGCCGGTCGAGACGTCCAGCAGGTCGACGCCGTGCGCCCGCAGCTCCCGCGCGAAGCGGACGGTGTCGTCGGCGGTCCAGCCGTCGCGCTCGTCGGCCTCGTTCTCGGTGAGCCAGTCGGTGGCGGAGATCCGGAAGAACAGCGGAAGGTCCTCGGGCCACACCGCACGGACCGCGTCCACGACCTCCAGGGCGAAACGCGTGCGGTTCTCGAAGGAGCCGCCGTAGGCGTCGGTGCGGTGGTTGCTGTGCGGGGAGAGGAATTCACCGATCAGATAGCCGTGCGCGCCGTGGATCTCGGCGACCTGGAAGCCCGCGGCCAGGGCCCGGCGAGCGGCGTCGGCGAACTGGGCGACGACCGCCTGTATCTGGTCGGTGGTCAGCTCGGCCGGGACCGGGTGTCCCTCGTCGAACGCGAGCGGGCTCGGACCCAGCGGCTGCCAGCCGCCGGAGCCCGGGGCATCCGCCTCGATCGGGCCGCCACCGAGCCAGGGGCGTTCGGTCGAACCCTTGCGCCCGGCGTGGGCGAGCTGGATGCCCGCGACGGTCCCCTGCCCGGCGAGGAAGTCGGTGATGCGGCGCAGGGCGGCCACCTGCCGGTCGTTCCAGATACCGAGGTCCGCGGGACTGATCCGGCCTTCGGGGCTGACCGCGGTGGCCTCCACCAGGATCAGGCCGGTGCCGCCCGCCGCACGGGCGGCGTAGTGCGCGAAGTGCCAGTCGTGCGCGACGCCGGCGTCGGGTCCGGACGCTTCCGCGCTGTACTGGCACATGGGGGCCATCCAGATGCGGTTGGGAATGGTCAGCGACCGCAGGACATAGGGCTCGAAAAGGGCGCTCACGCCGGACTCCGTTTCAGCAGGTACGACTGGACTGACGGCACGGCGGAACGACCGGGCCTAGTACGAGAGTGATCGTACTACGACGCCCATCGAATTACGACAACCCTCGTACTTCACCGCTCCTCCGGCCGCAGCCGACGCCTCAGGGCGATCTCGGCGTCCGGCGCGTAGCCCTGGGTCCAGCTGCGTCCGGCGCCCGAGGTCCAGGTGACCTGGACGGTGTTTCCGTCCGCCTTGACCCTCACCACCGTCATGGCCCGCCCGGTGTCCCGCACATCGCCCCGGAGCAGTTCGTGCGCCTTGACGGTGACGGGCCGCGCCGACCGCGCGTCCTCCGTCTCCTCGGCGGCCCGGACGAGTGCGGCCGCCAGCGCCCTGGCGGTCGCGGGGGTGCAGGACCAGTCGGCCTCCCCGGCCGGCGACGCGATCCGGACACCGACCAGTGCCGGGCCGCCGGCCGCACCGGGGGCCACCTCCACCAGCGCTTCCCGCCCGCCCGCGTCCGTGATCTCGATACCCATCGCCGCACTCTCCTCACCGCCGCGCCACAGACCGGGCCGGGCCCGACGGCGGCGCCCTACCGTCCAGCACCGCCCCGGACCAGCCTCTTCCCCGGAATTTGAGCACATGCCCGAGGGGCGGCGCCGCCCGCTCGTCAGCCCGGGTAGACGTCCAGGCGCCCGCACATACCGAACCTGCCGCGCACGGAGGGCTGTTCGGCGTGCACACAGGCGTCCGCGAGATGACCGGCATCACCCCGGGCCAGCGCGTCGAGCTGCGCACCCGTCGCCCCGGACGCGGCGGCGGCCCCCCGCTCCCACCTCTCGCGCCAGTCCTCGGTCCGGGGCCGTACGAGCGCGGCGGCGGCCCGGTGGAACGCGGCCAGCGGCTCGGGGTCACCCGCGTCGGCGGCACGGCGCAGGGCGAGAAACCCCTCGACGGCGAGGTCGCGACGGGTACGGGCGGCCCGCTCCTGCTCCGCTTCGGTGCCGTCGGCGGGGATCGCGACGGCCGCGCGGTAGGTGTCCGGGTCACCGAGGAAGCGGGGCGGCAGGGTGAGGACGGCGTCGCCCGCTTCGGGCAGCCCGCTGTTCTGCATCAGGACGACGATGCGCAGGCCGTCCTCGTTCACGAGCCGGTGGATGGTGCCGGGCGTGAACCAGACGAGGGCTCCGGGGGCCAGCGGCGTCCGCCGGAACCCGGACGCGGTGAGCGTCTGGACGGAGCCGCTGCCCCCGACGACCACGTACCCCTCGGAACAGGTCAGATGAAGGTGCGGGGTCCCGCCCCGCAACCCGTCCTCGGCGGGCCAGTCGTAGACGCTCAGGTGCGAGACGGCGACTGCGCCGGGCAGTCCTTCGAAGGTCACCACGGGTACTCCTGGGATTCGGGCGCTCGGGCCGCCACGACTGCGCGGGCAAGCGCTTTCCACGGGCGGTTGCACGCTAGGTCGGCCGTCGGATACCGGTCAAGGGCGCGCACCCGGTTCCGTACCGGGATTCCGCGCCCGGTCCGGGTCCGGGCGCCGCCGGGTCCGCGCGGTCCGGGTGTCCCGGTTCGGCCGGCTGCCGCCTCCGCCGGGCCCGCACCTTCGCGCCACCGCCGTTCCGACCTGCGTGGACGCGTTCCGCACGAGCCGGTGTCAGTGGCCGGGTGCAGACTGTCCCGTATCCGGCACAACGGCGTTTCGGGAGGTCTCGGTCATGACCGAAGTACTGCTGGCGGTAGGCACCCGCAAGGGACTCTTCCTCGGCCGCAGGCGCGGCGGGGCCTGGGAGTTCGCGGACCCCGATTTCCCTGCCCAGGCGATCTACTCGGTCGCCCTCGACACCCGTGGGCCGACCCCCCGGATCCTGGTCGGCGGCGACAGCGGGCACTGGGGCCCTTCCGTGTTCCACTCCGACGATCTGGGCGCGACCTGGACCGAGCCGAAACAGCCCGCGGTGAAGTTCCCCGGGTTCACCGGGGCGTCGCTGGAGCGGGTCTGGCAGTTGCAGCCCGCCGGCCCCGAGGCGCCCGACGTGGTCTACGCGGGGACCGAGCCCGCCGCCCTGTTCCGGTCCGAGGACCGCGGTGAGAGCTTCGAGATGGTCCGTCCGCTGTGGGAGCACCCGACCCGCTCGAAATGGGTGCCCGGAGGCGGCGGCGAGGGCCTGCACACCATCCTGACCGACCCGAGGGACGCCCGGGCGGTGACCGTCGCGGTCTCCACGGCCGGGGTGTTCCGGACCAAGGACGGCGGGGAGAGCTGGGCTCCGTCGAACAAGGGGGTGTCGGCGGTCTTCCTGCCCGATCCGGACCCGGAGTTCGGCCAGTGCGTCCACAAGGTCACCCGGGACGCGGCCGATCCCGACCGGCTCTACCTCCAGAACCACTGGGGCGTTTTCCGCAGCGACGACTCCGGGGACCACTGGACCGACATCGGCGGGAGCCTGCCGTCGGACTTCGGGTTCGCCGCCGCCGCGCACCCGCACCGCGGTGGGACGGCCTACATCTTCCCGATCAACGCCGACGCCGACCGCGTGCCCGCCGAGCACCGCTGCCGGGTGTTCCGTACGAGCGACGCGGGGCGGACCTGGGAGCCGCTGTCGGCGGGCCTGCCGGAGGGCGCGCACTACGGCACGGTGCTGCGCGACGCGCTCTGCACGGACGACGCGGACCCCGCCGGGGTCTACTTCGGCAATCG is a genomic window of Streptomyces sp. NBC_01237 containing:
- a CDS encoding GNAT family N-acetyltransferase; its protein translation is MTDQPPVAVTAVAGRDLSRADGLAELLTAYHLFTEAEKGLAVGSVDELPDRYRSEIRSPRSAFADDTVVVAREGRAVVGCVVVTAPVEGASEIKRLWVDPSVRGRGVASALVDGALAHAAESGASRVRLSVWSWRSGAIALYERAGFGVVDSWDARDGLVCMEHA
- a CDS encoding M56 family metallopeptidase — translated: MLVSLVLLSLGVLTAVLTPRLMARAQWPEREPVVALWVWQCVVSGVLLSFGLSMTFSAAAAWQAVRGHVFAPAPHAVVEAYALAAYGPWSAVIAVLLALGGVWTAAMLIREIHRAQRRRRQRRAELLVRSPLMPGEEPGSGRLVVLEGERPDAWWLPGAAPQLVITTAALGRLKGRQLDAVLAHEQGHAQARHDWLLNCSSALATGFPQIPVFAAFRDEMHRLVELAADDVASRRFGRLTIALALVELNEDRGVFGPCPTPHAQLPLRVNRLLAPVERLTAGRRLRLTAAAALVPVVPLLVAFVPGLSALG
- a CDS encoding phosphatase PAP2 family protein, with the translated sequence MHTPLPHHSDHSPATATAFRTGVVSASLSAVLLILVAVRWSPLMSLDRTVAEALHRRAVTEPGLVHANRVMTDWVWDPWTMRALVAVVVIALWWRGFRLLAGWVAATSLFSTLVQQGLKSAMGRERPEWPDPVDSANYAAFPSGHVMTAVVSCGLFLWLLRLFGAGPRLWWGACAVAGVSVAGVGFTRIYLGVHWLTDVLGGVLLGVAAVAFSVVGYAAWAARRTSGAVGLPRSG
- a CDS encoding DUF305 domain-containing protein; translated protein: MAQEVAVSIRRQSTRVRATVLAAAAVALALTLGACDAAGGDGSPKAGSDAGPAVVAPGKPGEPARTLSAEEAVREAGQDPANSADFRYAQMMIQHHGQALVMTRLVPDRASSVSVKRLAERISAGQKPEIGTMEGWLKSNAGDRRKETHDHSTMPGMATEAQLKQLRAARGDAFDTLFLKLMITHHQGAITMATEALSEGNNVLVEEMAGDVVAQQTVEIDRMRKLMD
- a CDS encoding FAD-dependent oxidoreductase, producing the protein MLRVAVVGSGPSGVYTAQSLLQQSLVPDVRVHVLDRLPTPYGLVRYGVAPDHEKIKSLQNSLRAVLEDERITFVGHVEVGGAEGLSPARLKELYHAVVYCVGAATDRPLGVPGEDLPGSFSATEFVSWYSAHPDTAADGFALRARSAVVIGVGNVAVDVARILARGADELRSTDVPRAALHTLSGSRVRDVHIVGRRGPSQARFTTKELRELGALPRAHLVVDPAELALDPAYAAPAGGPGTPPLPAVVRRNLEVLRGWAADPPPTAADRGRRIRLRFFLRPAELLERGGRVAGVRFARTAPDGSGGVRDTGAYEDIEAQLVLRAVGYRGMPLPGLPFDPAHGTVPHLAGRVLRGGEPSPGEYVAGWIKRGPTGVIGSNRSCAKETVASLIEDAPLLARRSVTADPLSVLREWGLRPVEWDGWLSIERAEAALGRSLGRGPVKIPDWAGLLDAARGDSG
- a CDS encoding LVIVD repeat-containing protein — its product is MTSLPTTRVRRRRLGVAAAAAGLFATLLTATTAAATPDPGDAPAKRGGISASQEAEAAAAIKSGEIPGVDEIVHSDNIEHLTNIPKDALQGTNTDLAFQGKYAFAGNYDGFRIFDISNPKRPRTVAQVLCPGSQNDISVSGNLLFLSTDSSRSDNSCASTTQPATEKSSWEGMKVFDISDKRHPKYVAAVETACGSHTHTLVPERRNVYVYVSSYSPSAAFPDCQPPHDGISVIKVPRNAPEKAAIVNFPVLFPDGGNPGAPDNPGVSKTTGCHDITVLPSKDLAAGACMGDGLLFSIKDPENPKIIDRVQDNVNFAFWHSATFNQGADKVVFTDELGGGGAATCNEEIGPNRGADGIYDIVGRGDHRKLVFRSYFKIDRHQADVEVCVAHNGSIIPVKGRDLMVQAWYQGGISVWDFTNSSKPKEIAYFERGPVTLDGVTTAGSWSAYYYNGYIYSNDIAKGFDVLKLDDRRTDPAKRVRLKELNVQTQPDYFDR
- a CDS encoding ArsR/SmtB family transcription factor codes for the protein MTPASATTAVPAVVAGARALSHPAREEIRIESVLHALADPMRLRIVRQLSGAAEELACSRFDLPVSKSTSTHHFRVLRESGVIHQIYRGTAKVSGLRQDDLDALFPGLLDSVLRAVDRQAQRLGEDGPAERLLES